Within Lolium rigidum isolate FL_2022 chromosome 5, APGP_CSIRO_Lrig_0.1, whole genome shotgun sequence, the genomic segment AGCGACGCGCGGGCGGCGGATAGCAAGAGGCGCGCGGGCGCGCGGGCAGCCTAGCCGTGAGGCCCGGACGGGCGGAGGCGGCCAACGAGGCTCCGGCCGGGCGAGTGCGCCGGCAGGCTGGTCACGGACCGGGCCCGAGGCCGGTCACGAGCCACAAGCCCGGATCCGGCCGGAAGGCACCGGTGCCAGGtccggtcgcggaccgggtgggctaGTGGCCGGTCCGGTCAGGCGGCAGTCGGCAGCCCCTTCTTATactttttccttttattcttttcttctgttcctttttctttaataactaatgctcccgaactccgattgacttgaaaccaattttgttggaaagataacgacgaatagaatcccaacaaaaactggaaatatggagactcctcacagaacatttttagatgattttagagagggagtctcccgacggtgaagacgtccaaactcgaaacgcagtagaagatgcatgcggattcgttTCGATGAACTGGCTGTTGTaagctagaaacaagctcaagaacctcacgagagaaacaccaagaagcaataaggatatgcaaagtatgcaaaggattgagctccctaagacgatgtgatcaagttacccaaccgaaagcccctcttgatagtgcggctatctatcctataatccggtctcccatcaaccaccttgagaccggtaaaaggaaaacctatcaaggtcatacatttgccttgtgcatcccgcttgatcttgatgataactcttcaagctctacacaagccggaatgcctcacttgaccaatgttgcttcgtgaagactcacaaatgctcccccatacactatgatgggaaagctctattgatgcacatcttcacatgtacattatcaccaaatggacggcaagcttcaagcatgtgatccacttgagatgctcatcttgaacttgcccgacttaaccttgtaccttctcatactctcataagatagagcatggctaaaattgagttccacataagaactccatcttcatttcttcttcttgatcatatcacatatgtatcttcaaaccgatgatcttgatgccaatacacaaggtatacctttatcttcatggcatccatacttgaatccaacacatggaatacaagtagtacctatggaatattccttcatataaactcaatgaaaacattagtccataggggttgtcattaattaccaaaaccacacataggggcaatgtacccttacaggttGGACGAAGAAGaggcgcagggcggccagaccatgccttggcgcggcctggcctaggcccgcgtcatggggtggtgtggccccccggcctccaccgacctcgcccttccgcctatttattcacgatctcgggaaaaacctaaacacccgagtctccatccacgaaaagttccatcgcgaccGCCATCGCGGACCCTAGCTCGAGAGGGTTCTAATGCTCTTCCTAGCACCCTTTCGGAGGggagaaatcatcgccggaggctctTTGGTCTCCACTGAACCCACTTCCCTCAGACTCATAGGCCTGCGGTGCTAATGTCCTTTATCTGTCAGCGAAGACGTCCGTGACCATTTGGGTCTGGCCCCTAGCCTCTGTCTCTGACAGCTTCGGGTTAGCCAGCCGAGGTGCGTGAGTCAAATCATCATTTTATCTTTACTATCATGTTTCTCGTTTCCTGCTGATCCTCGAATATGACATTGTTCCTAATTCCTAAATTTAGGTTGTTGTGATGATAGTTGGGTAGGCATttacctctttttttcttttaataAATTGTCTAATCACCTCTTAGTGACGGTTCAAAATAAAtgattctaaatgaaatttagtGCCATGGTAGGGgtacaaggtttttttttttgcataaataGCAGAATGGTTTGGTTCTAAAATAATTGTGGTTCATTGCTCATGTACACTTGACTCACGCACCTATCACGTGTGGCTCTTTCTATAAATCATATCCAAGCACATCTATAGGAATTTATTAAGACACAAATCGGATACTGACTGTTCACATTGCACTTTGTAACATATGGGGAGAACCATTGTACACTTGACTCACGCACCTTCCACATGGCTAGTGGCTCCTTTTATAATTTTCCCATTGTTTGGTGGTAAGTGGTTATTTTTCTAATTTGTAAATTGCTCAAAGAGAATGTTGTATATATGAAATTACCTACTTAAATTGTATTGATTATTTTCCTAGTTAAGTAAAACTTGTTTATCAATCACCGGCTATCAACAAAGACCACCTACTGACCTACGAAACACAAGGGCGCCATTAGAATATATGCATGGAACCCTTGTGTTTCGTATTAATTTTGAATAATCCTTTTAGCAATTGTGTGCCATGATGGCACATAATTGCTAAAAGAATTATTCAAAATTAATCTAgactttttttttccatttttcctATCAATATGTAAGAATTGAGGACTAATACATATTATATTTCAAAATAAGATTTTGAATTCCATTTTCCTATCAATCTGTAAGAATTATTGGACCTTTGTTAACCGCTGTAGATTCCACTCGTGCACCATTCCCTAAACGTTTGGAACCTTCCGGTACTTACATACGCACTCTTTATCTCCATAGATGGCTCCTTTACGATAGGATTTTTCCTTTTCGCTTGAAATTGAATTATTCTCCCATCCACACGTATTTGCTCTTATTCTCCCATCCACACGTATTGTTTCTCATTCTCTCACCACCGTGTAATactctttctctctctttgttGCATTTGCACATGCTCGCGTTAGAAACAAATTTAGAGGGTTCAAAGCTAGTGATATCTGTGAGATGGTGAAAAAGTACTACCCGTCAGAATTCCCCCAACAAGATATTTATGGATTGCAACTTCAACTAAAACATTTTGCTTCGGATGCTTCCAAGGATAAGGAGTTGAAAAACATATCAACCTTAATCGGTCTTTGTCAATGCCTAGTGGAGACAGGAAGACATGCTATCTTTAATTTGCTTGAGAGGTTACTCCGCTTGCTAATTACGCGTCCAGTTTCAACGGCGAGTGCTGAACGTGCATTCTCTAGTATGAAGATCATTAAAACGCGGTTGCGAAATAAGATGGAAGATGACTATCTTGCAAATAGTTTATTAGTTAACATAGAGGGTGAAATTCTGGAAACTTATATCTATGAAGATGTAATTGAAGACTTTAGAAGCGAAAAAGGTCGGAGAGCTGATCTTTAGTATGTAAATCATTGCCCTGCGGCCAAACTTATTCTTTGTATGCTACTGTGCTGTATTTTGTTTTGGAGTAGTTCATGTATGATGATCTGCTGGACCAATGTAGTACTTATGAAATCTGAACTAATGTATAGTTTTGGAGCAATTCTCTGTGTCATCTCTGATTTCGCCCGCCCAGGTTTTTCTTTCAAGCTCCGCCACTACTAGTAGCTCCAAACAGGCAGCTGTCGTGCACGTGCGTGCGGGAGCAGGTGAAGCAGCAATGTCGGGAAGCAACAACAGCGAAAAATAAGGGAGCAAGCTGGCGTGATGATGCAGCGCGGACATGGGTAATCAATGCATGGTTTTTTGTTCATCAGAAAAATGCACGGCACCGAAAAAGAAATTTTCATTACGGTCACGAGAGAGAACGAAGAgatctaagactgctcatagtgggagtaacttagctagtaacatcacacaacccaaggcgttttggtgacatggcatggtaATGAATGaaaaaagagagtgaggtggtaactagctatgttaccataacatcgcacaccccaagacaagttgagtctacaccatagtaaatgatacaatgcatgacaccacatataagttactacccactatggaggtagtaacttagactagtagcatatgtcatgttactagtctaagttacactccactatgactagcctaagtTGAGTGTGAAACCAAACCTATCTTAGATTTAACCTATCACGTGATTCGAAAAAGCTGATCACATGTTTCGATCGAGGTGAAAAGCTGAACCCTATAGAGTATATTAGGTCAGGCTAGATTACCCAAAATGGTGCTCTTGTAAGAGGAAAGGAGCCGGTCCCCTTACTATTTTTGATTATGGAGATGTAGAAACTAAAGAAAGTGGACCCCTTTTGGTAAAAAGGTGCGGATCTCAATGCAAATGAGTGGTTCCGATTGCAACCTCCATGCCTTACCAACATAAGTGCTGAAATCctgaattttcatatttttttgttaaACGCTAGTTTGAAAAATAGCAcactattagcatgctatagcgtcTATAGCGTTTTTTCTGAAGCTCACGCTATTTGTATTAGCGCGCTAGTTTTTTCATTGATATAAACACAGGGGAGGTGGGCATAGGTAGTGTCTCTcgaggagctctatcgagggaagaCCCACAAGGCCATCTTCCTAGCGCGCTTCATTGTCTCCTCCTCGACGTAATTCCTCCTATCCTGCTCCTCCTACATGCATGCACTCGATCGCCGACAAAAGTTGGACCACTTTCGTGTTAGATCGCTGCTGCTAGCTTCTCAATTCTAGGATTGTTTTCTTCTAAATGTTTTTACCCCCTTCTTTTGTTATGATATTATTGCACTCTGTAACGAGCCTGGGATTCAATCGTTCAGTCCATCCTAGTCTCCCAGCTATGCAGAGATGAAGAAAGCAGTGTGTTCATTGATCATTTGTGTTCACACAATTCCAGATTAGTAGCTTAACTGACATCTCTCACATGCATGATGCCTGCAGTTTGTTGAAGGCCCCTTCTATAGTCTATACTAAATACCTTGTCCTCCAACAAGAAAGGCCTCAAGATGTTCATCGTAGAAGATAAAGGGAGTGCGATTGCTCTCATGTGTGCCTCCCTCATCTTCCTGGGCACGTGGCCGGCGCTGCTCACCCTCCTGGAGCGCAGGGGCCGGCTGCCGCAGCACACCTACCTCGACTACTCGATAACTAACCTCCTTGCTGCGGTGCTCATCGCGCTTACCCTGGGCCAGCTTGGGGAGAGCAAGGAAAGTATGCCCAATTTCTTCACCCAACTCAGTCAGGTTTGTTGTTTTATTATTTAACTATTTACGCAAGAACTTAACAATGCGACAATCGATTTTTCATCAAGTTTGCTGACACTGGATAATTTCTGCGATGAAGGACAACTGGCATTCAGTGTTGTTTGCAATGGCAGGGGGTGTTGTGCTCAGTGTTGGGAACCTTTGTACTCAGTATGCCTGGGCATATGTTGGTCTGTCGGTTACTGAGGTTATCGTCGCAAGCATGGTTGTTGTAATAGGTAAGTTCATCTCCTCTGCTAATTACAGATCATTATCAAGCCATTATTTTCTTGGTTTAAACAAATTGAAGATATTTCATCAACCCTTGATTTTATGAAAAAGCTTTCAGCATATGAGTacaacaaattcaaatttgatgTCGAACCTTTTCAGTTTTTTGGTCAATTTCAGCGTATGCACCAATTTACCTGCTGGCTCTAAGCCTATGCCCTGATCTAATAATTAAACACAATTGCAGCTGTCCCTTTGTTTCTTGGAAATTTATTTCATTAATTTGCGTCTTGTATTTTCAGGCACAACCTTGAATTACTTCCTGGACAACCGCATCAACAGGGCAGATATTCTTTTCACTGGAGTGGCATGCTTCCTTGTTGCAGTCATCCTTGGCACTAGTGTCCACTCTTCCAATGCTGCTgataataaagaaaaactaagtgGATCCACGAATAGGTACAAACTTGGGTAGCATGGTCTTACTTTCTTGCACATTTTTTTCTACACCGAGAAACCGGGTCACAGTATCCACTTGTTAACTTACTCTGCTAGGTTCTCTCGGTGCCAATCCTTTTAATCCATTTTATGTCTTATATTACTTTCTCTGATCATTATAGCATGTAATTTGACAGGAAAAATGGAGGTACAGAGCCAAGCAGTCAACTTATAGACAAAGGTATCATACATGTTCATATTGTATGGACTACTGGCACTAATAATGTATTGCAGTTGCGGATTCTAGTTCTTAACTTTTCCTATTTCAGATGTTCTAGTAGACATTGAGAAGGGAGCTTCTACAGAATATGCCACCAGAGCTGAAGCAGGAACTGTAGAATACCTAGTTGAGCTCGAACAGCGACGTTCAATTAAGGTAAACTAAACCAATAATTCTGTCATAAACCATCACTATAGAATAATTCAGCTAGTATTTGATCTTTGCTCTGAACATTGTGCTCAAAAGTGAGAAGCGCAATTGCTATCACTATACCAATGAACTGATCTAGTAAAACTTCTTTCTTTTCCAGGTGTTCGGATCAAGCACCCTTATGGGGCTTGGGATAGTTTTCTTTGCTGGTGTCTGCTTGTCGCTTTTCTCCCCAGCGCTCAACCTGGCAACCAATGACCAGTGGCACACCCTGAAAGATGGCGTCCCACATCTGGTGGTCTACACtgccttcttctacttctccatcTCGTGTTTTGCCGTTGGTACCGGGTTGAACATCTTGTTCCTCTACCGTCCAATGGCTGGCGTGCCAAAGTCATCCTTCAAGGCCTATCTGAATGACTGGGATGGCAGGCAATGGGCTCTTCTTGCCGGCTTGCTTTGTGGTTTAGGCAATGGCTTCCAGTTCATGGGTGGTCAGGCTGCTGGTTATGCTGCTGCTGATGCTGTCGAGGTTTGTTCAATGGATTCCTAGTTTTTCTTATATCTTTTTTCCCCTTATATCTTCTTATCTGAAGAGCAAACCACAATGGTTGCATTCTGTGTGATTGAAGatgttgaataaattggatctctAAAACATGAGCTGTTAGAAACTTACAAAAATCTTTAGAGAGAAGAAGAAACTTTTTTGCCTAACTGCTTCTTGTATTGATATTCATCAGGCGTTGCCACTTGTGAGCACATTCTGGGGCATTGTGCTATTCGGGGAGTACCGAAAGTCGTCAAGGAAAACGTACACCCTGCTAGCGTTCATGCTGCTCATGTTCGTCGCCGCGGTAGCAACACTCATGGCTTCAGCAGGTCACAGGAGCACAAAGTGATCGGTTGCCACGTTCGGCGGTATCGTGCTATTCGATGAAATAACCGAAGTCGTCAAAGAAAGAGTGCACTCTCCTCGTGGTCATGCTGCTCATGTTCGTCGCCGGCTGTAGGACTCATGGCTTCATCTGGTCACAGGCGCACAAGTGATCGGTTGTCCCATCCTTTCACAAGGCGTAGGAGTTAAGTAAAACTGGAAGGGAAGGGACTGTGATACGGGAAGCAGATTGTGTTCGCGAAGTTCCCATTTGAATGGGGTTTTTTAAGGAAGAATTTTTTTTCCTTT encodes:
- the LOC124653534 gene encoding ureide permease 1-like isoform X1, coding for MFIVEDKGSAIALMCASLIFLGTWPALLTLLERRGRLPQHTYLDYSITNLLAAVLIALTLGQLGESKESMPNFFTQLSQDNWHSVLFAMAGGVVLSVGNLCTQYAWAYVGLSVTEVIVASMVVVIGTTLNYFLDNRINRADILFTGVACFLVAVILGTSVHSSNAADNKEKLSGSTNRYKLGKNGGTEPSSQLIDKGIIHFLTFPISDVLVDIEKGASTEYATRAEAGTVEYLVELEQRRSIKVFGSSTLMGLGIVFFAGVCLSLFSPALNLATNDQWHTLKDGVPHLVVYTAFFYFSISCFAVGTGLNILFLYRPMAGVPKSSFKAYLNDWDGRQWALLAGLLCGLGNGFQFMGGQAAGYAAADAVEALPLVSTFWGIVLFGEYRKSSRKTYTLLAFMLLMFVAAVATLMASAGHRSTK
- the LOC124653534 gene encoding ureide permease 1-like isoform X2, yielding MFIVEDKGSAIALMCASLIFLGTWPALLTLLERRGRLPQHTYLDYSITNLLAAVLIALTLGQLGESKESMPNFFTQLSQDNWHSVLFAMAGGVVLSVGNLCTQYAWAYVGLSVTEVIVASMVVVIGTTLNYFLDNRINRADILFTGVACFLVAVILGTSVHSSNAADNKEKLSGSTNRYKLGKNGGTEPSSQLIDKDVLVDIEKGASTEYATRAEAGTVEYLVELEQRRSIKVFGSSTLMGLGIVFFAGVCLSLFSPALNLATNDQWHTLKDGVPHLVVYTAFFYFSISCFAVGTGLNILFLYRPMAGVPKSSFKAYLNDWDGRQWALLAGLLCGLGNGFQFMGGQAAGYAAADAVEALPLVSTFWGIVLFGEYRKSSRKTYTLLAFMLLMFVAAVATLMASAGHRSTK